A window of Choristoneura fumiferana chromosome 8, NRCan_CFum_1, whole genome shotgun sequence contains these coding sequences:
- the LOC141430524 gene encoding protein CEPU-1-like: MLYRRRREQKSLTGSISRATPSSAHSRYACRTYRLNLEERSARNLAKATILSYPLDHLLHLDTPILTALGLEPDFLYPLENVTIAQGRDAMFTCVVNNLGGYRVAWIKADTKAILAIHEHVITNNARLSVTHNDYNTWTLNIRGVKREDRGQYMCQVNTDPMKMQTAWLEVVIPPDINYEETSGDMMVPEGGSAKLVCKARGFPPPKILWRREDGGDLISRGGPQGKTKVTSLEGDIVNLTKVTRSEMGAYLCIAANGVPPSVSKRIMLHVHCCGFISEINSADKYGVKYEHKLRTDTYQTIIETNL, translated from the exons ATGCTATATCGGAGACGTCGGGAGCAAAAATCACTTACCGGTTCAATAAGCCGGGCGACACCGTCTTCGGCCCATTCACGATACGCATGCCGCACGTATAGACTGAATCTCGAAGAAAGAAGTGCAAGGAACCTTGCGAAAGCGACGATAT TGTCCTACCCATTGGACCACCTTCTTCATCTTGATACACCAATACTTACTG CTTTAGGTCTGGAACCGGACTTCTTGTATCCACTGGAGAACGTGACCATCGCCCAGGGTCGGGACGCGATGTTCACCTGCGTCGTGAATAACCTCGGTGGTTATAGG GTCGCATGGATTAAGGCGGATACGAAGGCGATTCTAGCAATCCATGAACACGTTATTACGAATAATGCAAGATTAAGTGTCACGCACAATGATTACAACACGTGGACACTCAACATTAGAGGTGTTAAGAGAGAAGATAGAGGACAATACATGTGCCAAGTTAATACTGATCCAATGAAAATGCAG acAGCATGGCTGGAGGTAGTGATACCGCCGGATATAAATTATGAAGAGACGTCGGGTGATATGATGGTTCCCGAGGGTGGGTCAGCAAAGCTAGTCTGCAAGGCCAGAGGATTTCCGCCACCAAAGATTCTATGGCGCAGGGAGGATGGTGGAGATTTAATTTCTAGAGGAGGACCACAGGGAAAGAcgaaag TGACGTCATTAGAAGGAGACATCGTCAACTTGACAAAGGTGACTCGATCAGAGATGGGCGCATACCTGTGCATAGCAGCAAACGGAGTTCCACCTTCAGTGAGCAAAAGAATAATGCTGCATGTACATT GTTGTGGTTTTATCAGCGAAATTAATTCAGCAGATAAGTACGGTGTGAAATATGAGCACAAACTGCGTACTGACACTTATCAGACGATCATAGAGACTAATTTATAA